GAATGCCTGGCACACGCTCATTTGTTTTGCTCCTAATTTAAAACTAGGTTGAAACCCCGTGTATCACACGGGTTGCATAaataatttatatactaaataataagaaaatacatctttaaataaaaacatcATTACAATTATTAAGTATATATCACATGGGAACGTTTGATTCCTAATTTACCATAATTTAAATCACCGAACTCCAAAGTATATATATCTACTCATAATATTCAAGATATAATTTTATGATTATATAAAAAACGTTTATTCttatctaaatttttgtttaaaattgtttattgaaaaacaaatatttattcttatctaattttctgtttaaaattattttctaaatttttgtttaaaattatttattgaaaaacaaatatttattcttatctaattttctggttaaaattattatttatttttatctaattttctgttaaaattattattatttaatataagagATAAACAGAAAAATAAGGTATTATTTAATATAaagataaataggaaaataaggtgagaaagcacTAGAAAGTGACACGTGCCCAAAAAGAttcttgtttattagtataggaagattatGGTCTttccattgttttagtttttttagcaaaagtatggtAATATTTTGTTTTAGgtggttgactcgatgtaataTTTTTTAAATTGTATATTAAGTAGTATGTGCAACTAACCGAAAATAGACGTACATATTAtgagaaaaaaaattatttgGTTTGATGCCCCGCAACACAGacggggcaaaaactagtttaAACTaaaaacaaccccccccccccccgccacCCCACCCATTTATACCTTGTTATTATAATATCTCACATAGTATATAACCAATTTCACAAACCGTGTGTTTCCCTTGTGTTCTGCCTCATCTGGCCGCTGATCGTCAAGATAACGCTCGACATCGCACGCACAACCGTCTTCGCCGTCTGATGTGTCTTTTGAATTTGAACACCACCAAGTAAGTCATAaactgcttttttttttttttttctaaatcggCCTCTTTTATTTGTTTGTGATTTAACCAATTATTTCTTGTTATAAATCTCAGCGTTCAGGGTAAAagaatccaaaataatactaaaaaaGACGAACCCTGGTGAGAGAGAATGGATGTTGAAGAAGATATAGACTAAGCAGCTTGCCAAATGATATTGTCCATAAAATTTTATCTTTTCTAGATATCAAAGATGTTATTGGGACAAGTATTTTGTCATCTAGATGGAGGTCTATTTGGACTTCAATGCCCTATCTCAAATTCACGAGAGCCAGGATTTTCCCAAATATCTAAAGTTCTCCAAATTTGTTACCCATGTTTTGTCCCGTCGTAACAATTTGACAGAAGTGTATTCACTGAAACGAGCCAAGCGGTTGTGAAGAGAATTGTGAATTATGCATTCTCTCGTAATATCCAACAACTGGATGTGGTATGCTTGCTAGAGAATGATATGGAATTTCCTCTTTCCCTCTTTACTTCTCAGTCTCTCAAACATCTCAGTTTGAGAATGCTAAATGACAGATCTTGTGTATATCGTTTTTATAATAGTTATTTATCATTAACTTGGGAACTCCCATCATTAACAACATTGGATCTTCATTCTGTCACTTTGCGTGATGACAATGCTGGTATTGGTTTTCTTTCAAAATGTGCAAACTTGAAGAATCTCACATTGAGACACATTAAGACAACTGGATCCAATGGTCTGAGTATCTGCCATCCTCAACTGTCTAATATCACACTTGAGGACACCCACTACTATAAAGTGAAGGTTGTTACTGTGGTTGCACCTTAACTCCAGAATCTCACTATTAGATCCAATAATGCATTGCATGTTGTGCTTTCTACACCTCACCTTACCTCCTTGTTCTATAACGGCTGCCGTCCTTTGCGTCTCTCTACTGACAGTTTGCATTCTTTGGAGAAGGCGAATATTTGTGTTTCCGATCCTGAAGATGCAAATGCTCATCAAATAGTTTGTCTACTTCAGCAGCTTCACAATGTCCACTCCCTTGCACTTAACTTGGAAATAGCAGAGGTATTATATAATAGCATCTTACAATGATTATCAATCTAATAGCTACTTTCGTATTTTCAAAAACTACAAAGAGGTTGATACAAAACATTGCAAAGAAAGAGACATTAAATGTGATTAAAGTGCAATGCTATAAGgtaaaatcacacacacacacaacacacacacacacacacatatatatatatatattgtcaaTATGACTAACCTCAAACTCTTAACTGAATCGGGGGAAAACAGATTTTGGAGAAAATTGGCCACATGTTATGTTTAAATTGGTTTATAGATAAATTTTCTTTGGAATCGCGACAGATATGTACAATTAAAACGAGATGTTCAAGTAGTTGAAGGATTCGCGTGAAAATTTATAAAGGTTAATTTATGGTTTTAGGCGGTCACTGGGCTATATATGTGACTTTCCCTTGTTATATTGTGTCTCCATGCTAGGCTTTTGTGTATAACATATTGTGATGATTGCTTACGTTGAAACCGGTAACTCTTTTTTCATAATAATACAATGCTAAAACTAGATATAGAAACATGCTTTGATACTTCTATTGGCACCAAGCATCAAGAAATATGGACCGTAAACTTTATTTTCTCATTCGATGTTATTGTTAGCTAAACTCAGTATTGAGGATGTAATTAAACTTGAGAAAGATATGTTGCCTACATTAATATATAGCACACATGATAATGAAAGATTACATTATCTATTATCTGTTATTGTTTTCTATGTGTAGTTTTTGTTTATAAATTTTTTTGTAGCTCTTGTCttcatctgctaaacatttcATACATCAACCTTCTCCGTTTGTGAACTTAAAGAGCCTAAAGATTTACCTGAATAGAGAATATTGGTCCGAACAAGCACCCATAAAAGTAGCTGTGTCAGCTGAACTCAAAAGCTATTTGTTAGATAGTTCTGCAAAGAGCACCTTCACAATGGTCTTACGTGAGGTATCTACGACATTACATTATTGTTTTCCTGCCATGCAATGTACTTAGTCGAAAAGCTAAAGAGGTTGTTTCATGACTTTACATTTGTGGTTTTAAACTATCAACGCTTTTTAAAAGGATATACGCATTTGCTTAAAGTAGTGGACTGCACGTCAATAGCCATGAGTTTTCATCTCATTTGTTAATTTAGATTTAgatattcaaattcaaattttttttattcaAGTCTGATTTATCGATAGGATAAGCTTGATTTACAAGTTGTGCCATGGGTTTTGGAATGGTACCCTTTCCCTTGTTTTGGTTTTGGAAAAATGGAGCATCAAAAAATTTTGGGATAAAACATTTCGGAGTTGCTCTTGATCTGGTGGAGCTTATGCACTAAATTTGTAAAATGTGTTGATGCTTTTGGTAACAACCAGCATGGCATATGTATTATACATTTGACGTTGGGAAATTATGATAAATTTTCTGATGTTCTACAGGAGATTAGAGCACATGAGCTTATGGCCGAACTAGAGGTGATTTTAGAGAAAGAGAAAGACGATGCCAAGACCAACATGGCTCACCTTGAGCGAGGAAAAACACAAGTGGAGAGCCATAAATCAAAGAGACTGAAAATTGTGGGGAACATGGCGCAGATCAAGAGCTATTGGGAGAATCTGGATGTGCAGACtaaccgaatgaaagaaaaagcCTGTCTCATTATATCGAAGTTGCAAAGCATTGAAGAATTACTAataagactagaaggtatgggggccggcttggcccggcttggcccggcgccggacccccacaccgcccccctcttCCGGCTTCCGTCACAAACGGCGACCCACAGCCGGGTCCGCCGTGCCTCCTTCTTCCTTTtcctctcacatatacctatacatatatacatatatatacataaaggggttcatcccccacccccctaggtccatcccctccaagccactcctacgtggcgcctatgtggcggctcatcccctccaagcccatccaaaccataccttctagtctaagGCTGCCTGCATCAAACAGGGCTAAGACTGAGACATGCTTTTATAGTCTAATTGCAGAGGCTGACATTGCCATTAGTAAATTAACAGATGGTATAAAGATCCATTGTGATGAGAATCAAAGGCACTTTCATGAACTTGCTACAACATTGGAGCTGGTCTTCTTAGCAAAGTGATTTACCTAATTCTCGCAAGcgataattataataaaaatgaCAAGTGTGGGGTGCTATATTGTTCTTTTTTGTTATACTTTCAGgtccccccccccttttttttttgttaattaggGCACTTATGAAATCAAGTATTAATGCGAAATATttaatttagagtaaattacaagttttgtcctttatgtttacattaAATTTCAGGCGCTATCCTTTAGGCCAAAACTTGACAGGCGATGTcctttacgtttcaaaatcttgcatgttttgtcctttagacTAAACCCAGTTAAAATTCACAGTTAAAATatgtcatgtgcaaggcacataagggtaaaatggtcattccCTCTCACCCCTTACAATTCCCCATTTATATCTGAATGAAAGcattaggggactaggggtggaatcactaatgatggattctatcactcccactCTCCAATCAAATCATGACATGTCATCAACCatatttctatcactagtgatagaaatggactaggggtggaatcactagtgatggattctatcactcccattttttttaattttcattttaaaattagaaaataaaaataaaacactaaattataaatttcattaaacttaaaaaaaattacataaccaaataaaaaaaaacaactaaaccgATGGACTAGGGGTgtaatcactagtgatggattctatcactcccattttttttaattttcattttaaaattagaaaataaaaaataaaacactaaattaataaaaaactgtttttttaataaaaaactgttttttttataaaaaactgtttttttataaactgttttttaataaactgttttttttataaaaaactgttttttttataaactgtttttaataaactgttttttttataaaaaactgtttttttataaactgtttttaataaactgttttttttataaaaaactgtttttttataaactgttttttataaaaaaaacctgttttttttataaaaaactgttttttttaataaactgtttttaataaaaaaacataccttttgaatgaaacaagcgtTGAACTGGCTAATTTTCCGGTTCAAATCCGTCCACTTCGACGTCATTTTGTCCATGTTTCGGACATTTGCACCGGGAAGTTTCATAAAATGATTAATAACCCGTCTCCAAAACGCATTCCTTCGTTGCTCGTTCCCGTGTTTCCTACTCTCCGAGATGTGCAAATACGCCTTCGTCAACGAGACCTCCTCCTCGCTCGTCCAAGGTTGTCGGCCGATTGGAACGATTTCTTGAACCTCAACATtttgttcttcttcctcttcctcttcctcttcctccgcttcttcttcctcttcctcttcctcgtccTCGTCAAGACTTGGTTGTGGTTCACGTGGTCCATTCCACGCTTTGGCAAAATGATGAATgagggtgttgtcttctagtagAGGGTCGAGTGTGTGGGGTTGGGTTTGATACGTTTGCgattgaaattggtgaggttgaaacggtggaacgaacggttggttatggtacgtttgcgattgaaagggtggatattgttgggtttgaaagggtgggtattgttgggtttgaaagggtgggaCTTGGTCGGGTTCGTCTTGCAACCTAAATCGATCGGGCTCACCAAGATTCGCTCGAACCTTGGGCCTTATTTTCTTCGTACCCGAACCGCCACCTCTTTTTTTCGATCCACcacctctcttgcttgaaccttccatAGTTGagagttttttgaattttttgtatTGAGTGTGAGAATTGTTGAGAGGTTATTTGTATTGGGTGTATTGAAAATGTGGGTATTTATATAAAAACAACAATATTCAAACGGTCAAAAATGcaacgttcaaaaaaaaaaaaaaaacggtcaaAAAAAGAAAAGTTTAACGCGTGCTCAGGTTAACGCGTTTAAATGTTCACGCGTTATCAAATGAGTGGCGGCGGTGTAGCGTGGTTGTTTCACGCGTGCTCAATGGCCATCACGGGACCGCCCCGTCCCCTCTTAGTAGTTCataattctctctctctctatatattcaacacacacaaacactaaaTTTTTGAACAGCTGCCACCAATCTTTGATTCTCTCTCTCGAAGAACAACCCTCTTCTTCAAATTATCCACCTTATTCTTACATTGCTCCACACTCTTCGACTGATTCTCACACCTCTCACTAACCGCAGTGGCTACCTCTTCTCAATCCCTAACCCCCAAATTTCCACGGTTCAATTGAACAAACTTCTCCAAATAAGCATCTAACAAGCACGTAATCGCTGCGTCACTCCACTCTTCTCGATCCTTCCAGTAATCCGACGAATTACTCACGATTTTCACCTTCTTATTGTAACTGTACGGCAATGAACAAAGGTGGAGTAAAGGTGTTAGTGAACGTGTTTGGTTAGGGTTTGCAGCAGTTGGGGTTCAGGTAGTCGGAGATGGTGGTTCTACGATTGCCCCTCATTTCAGCATCTAATCACATTCGATGTCCCTCATTTAGGTTTGTCGAGATGTGGAAGAGTTGCAGGCTTCGGTGGATGAATTATTTGCACCCAAATGTGAAACGTGGTAAGTTtacaaaagaagaagaagatgtgATTATCAGTTTACATAACAAGGTTGGCAATAAGTAAGTCCAAAACTACTTAATTTTGTCCCTATAGCATATAGTTTATTAGTTTAATTAATACTGGTGGGTGTTACTGTTGTCTAAATAAAGTGCTCTTGATGTATTCATATAGATGGTCAAAGATGGCTAAACTATTGCCGGGAAGAAGTGACAATGAAATAAAGAATCATTGGCACACACATTTAAAAAATAGGACTCCAGATAGTCAAATTGTGCAGAAGAATGAAGTGTTGAACCCTGTGATGGAATTAAATGATTTGAGGGggaatgaccattttaccctcatgtgccttgcacatgacatATTTTAACTGAGAATTCTAACTGAGTTTGGCCTAAAGGAAAAACGTGTAAGATTTTGAAatgtaaaggacaccgcctgtcaagttTTGGCCTAAAGAagagcgcctgaaatttgatgtaaacataaaggacaaaacttgtaatttactctttaatttaTAATATTTGGGGGATATCTGAAATTGGATTTGTCAGTTGATTATGGAATAAGAATTGAATAATGTAAAAGATTGTGATCGTGTTGATATTGGTACAGTTATTGTCAAAGTTTTCTTGATTTTATGGTTTGAATTTATGTTTCCCATGTCTAGTAATGAAGATACTTAGGCTGGACGGTATGGGGACCGTCCAGCGTCGTCCTCCTCTCGTCGCCGCCCCCCTCTGTCTTCAGCACGTCCCGTCTTCACCGTCGGAATTCCGACGTCCAGGACGATCCAAAACAGTGGGCCCCCTCTCTTTTGTTTGTTTGTGGgatttgtacattatgctttaatacttgtacatagttttgtggggtaggatcatctagcACCATCCTCTCATGccctctagttttggaggatggaccatccttgggaggactatgacgtggcgcctacgtggcggatcatcctccaaggatggaccatcaccatacccactAGCCTTAAAGAAAATGCAGGGTCTGATTACAAATTTTGAAGTACTAATTACAATTTAGGGGGGCTGCAAAAGATCCCATGCAGGTGCTCAAGGcaaacaagagagagagagagagctactAGTGGAAAGCCTTAAAAAGAATTAGTTGAGTTGGTTGTGCAAGTGTTTCCCCATTTTTTAAAACAAACTAGATCTGATAAACAAAAGCAAGGAGCCGGAAGATGTAATCTCatttatttgatttcttttcCATGTGTTCTAGTATTTCTTTTGATTAAAGAAATGTTACATTTTCAAAGTAACGAAGCTGGTTGTGGCGGCATGTTTATAAATCAAAGTATTATTCACCCGGCCTATTCGAGTCCAGCTTACTTTATATTAATATATACTATCAATGGCTTGCCAAGGACTATTTGCTTGTAATTTCGTTGAATTTTCTGTATTCCATCTAATAAAGGGTAATTTATGTAGTTGCATAATTTTGCATCAATATTGCTAATATTATTTTTTCCCAATGGCAGAGCAAATTTAAGTTTACGTTAAGACTTCAGGGGTTCATTGAATAAGTTCATAGTGAAAATAATGTTCAGGTAGTTAGCTGGAAGTGCCCTGCACCATGGGCATCTACATATATGAAAGAGTTCCATAAAGTTCTTGTCACACTGGCTTTGTACAAGTAATACTGGATGTGAGATATACATGCTTTGTCATTTGTCAACTAGCATAGACATATCTGGTTTTGTGGAatgcagtggcggacccagaaatttttccatgggggtgcggaatatttttaaaaattttaggccgcctagatatataaataaaaaattcggttcgggtcgggtcatgtaaaacaaaaaataTCAAACTAAAATGTATATAATCATAAAAACACGTCATAACTTCCTCCCTCATTGTGCCTATCAGTGGCGGACCTAGGAAATTTTACcatagagggggggggggtgtaaATTCTGTAAGAGTTGTTCGCTATTGCTATATAATAAATGTTTTTACAGTTCGGGTCGGGTCAGGGGCGGAAATTCTATTATTCTCATTTAAATCAATAACTTAATAACATATCTCAATGTCATATTATACTCAACTTTCTCGAAGTGTCGTCGATATTTAATGGTTGTTTGAAACACCAGTGTTTGGTTAGAATTTGTACAAATATTTAAAACAATTTCATTTTTGATAATGACGATAATAGTTGTGACAAGTCATTATATAAAGTAATTTTACAAATAATTAAAGTTAAATCAAGTGAGACGTTATAAGATAGTAAACTAATCTAACAacattaaacaaaaataaaagtcaaaactcattttttactGAAATTATTTATAcgataaaattaaaataaagataCTATAAAATTAAATTAGTATacgataaaaaaaaagaaaaaaaaaataaagatactTACAAGAATTGAAATTATTGTATATacgataaaaaaaaagaaaaaaaataaaggtACAAGAATTGATAGTATTGTCTTTTCAGTTCCTTCTTTTAGTGACAGAAAGGaggataaaaataaaaaattaaaaatataatcaAATTAAAATATAAGAGAGTGGGTCCTCCTAACCTTCTTCTTCTACTGTCTTCTTCATTTTAGTTTATCTTGCAGCCCTTCTCTCTGCAAATACCATTTTTTCCGGTGAACtcctttttatcttttttttttttctacacATATGCACCTTCAGGAAGATTTCAAGGGGTGCGATAACAAATTTTTAGGGGGTGCAATCGGGATTTCATGCTTAAAAgttacactaatttttttttttcaaggggtgcgctcGCCCACCCAGCTCATAACTTAGGTCCGCCCCTGGTGGAATGATAATATTACAAATACACATTGATAACTTTAATTATTATTGATACATATACATTACCGCACGTCAGATATAAAGTAAATAAAGATTTAGATGATATTTCTTTATAGTTAGGCTATTAACTTGATCTGGAGTAGCATCTTTCTTTTTGATGTGTGTGTAAGTTCCTGGTTTAAGtctaataatattttttattactAAGAAATATGTAAATGGTTGTGTCATGTGTCACAATTGTGTAAGCTTAATATTACTAATTCTTTCTTCTCTTATATCACATCTTGGTATTCTATTTCTTAATTTGAATAAGTTTATTAACAAAGCCATTAgtaatataatatagtatagtataTTAATTTATTAGTTAGTAGCTTATAACCTAAGTGAGATATTTTCTTTATTTAGTCTGTAATATATGGGTTTATAACCTAGAAACTAAAACAAGCT
The sequence above is drawn from the Helianthus annuus cultivar XRQ/B chromosome 12, HanXRQr2.0-SUNRISE, whole genome shotgun sequence genome and encodes:
- the LOC110889108 gene encoding uncharacterized protein LOC110889108, whose translation is MVLREEIRAHELMAELEVILEKEKDDAKTNMAHLERGKTQVESHKSKRLKIVGNMAQIKSYWENLDVQTNRMKEKACLIISKLQSIEELLIRLEGMGAGLARLGPAPDPHTAPLFRLPSQTATHSRVRRASFFLFLSHIPIHIYIYIHKGVHPPPP